The DNA window TTTTCACTTCTGCAACCGGCGGCTTGTCGCCATCCTTCATCCATGCCAACGGGTCTGCGCCCATTTTTGTTTTTTTCGTAGGGGCCATCGTTATATCTCCGTTACCAGCCGTTCCAGCTTGAGTGTGAAAAAACGTCCATCATTACCGTCATGTAGATTGCCAATAGCCCCTTTTTTACGTGCTGGGCCGGCACACTTTTCGCGATGCCACGCAGTGGACATTCACCGCTGCGGGGTTTTGATTCTGAAGGGGCGGACTGCACCGCAGCCGTGTCTGTATAAGTGTTCATTGTTAATGCCACCTTTCTGTGGTGAGTTCTGCGGCCATCCTGCGATAGTCATCGGCGCCATTGCCGGCGCCCTTGTATTCAAAAATGGTTTCGCCATAGCTGGGGCTTTCGGCCAGCGCCACGGTTTCGCGAATCGAGACCTTCATTAATTGCCCGGGAAAATGTTCCTCTAGACTCTCGCGCACCTCGCGGGCCAGACGCCGCTGTTTCTGGTATCGGGTCATTACCAGGTGTTTGCGCAGGGTCCGCTTGCAGGTCTGTTCGACAAATTGCAGGGTCTCCATCAATCGGGTCAGGCTGTGCAGGGCCAGAAAATCGCTGGACACCGGAATGACCAGATCCCCGGCCGCAAACAGCGCGTTCATGCCCAGCAGGCCTGCCGCGGGCGGACAGTCGATCATCACCACGTCATAGTCATCGGCCACCGGCGCCAGGGCCTTTTTCAGGCGCATGCCGCGCTGGGTGCCGCCCTCGCTGACGTGTTCCATATTGGCCAGGCCGGGGCCGGCGGGGATGGCGTCGAGCTTGTTGCGGGTGTGCACGATGTAGTCGGTCAGTGGTTCGCCGTCGAGCAGGATCTCATCCATGCCCGGCACATTCCTTTCCGACACGCCGAGGCCGACGCCAAGGTGGCCCTGCGGATCCAGATCCAGCGCCAGCACGCGCTGGCCTGCCAGGGCCAGGGCATGTGCCAGGTTGAGGGCGGTGGTCGTTTTGCCGACCCCACCTTTCTGGTTGATTACCGCGATCACCTTCATTACGCTCCGTTTCTCTTTGCTTCCAATGACTTCACGTTACTTTTCGTTACCGCACATTACTTCACGTGAGGTCTGTTTCCCGTTAGTACAAATGCGTACTACTGTGGCATCACAATGCGC is part of the Gammaproteobacteria bacterium genome and encodes:
- a CDS encoding ParA family protein gives rise to the protein MKVIAVINQKGGVGKTTTALNLAHALALAGQRVLALDLDPQGHLGVGLGVSERNVPGMDEILLDGEPLTDYIVHTRNKLDAIPAGPGLANMEHVSEGGTQRGMRLKKALAPVADDYDVVMIDCPPAAGLLGMNALFAAGDLVIPVSSDFLALHSLTRLMETLQFVEQTCKRTLRKHLVMTRYQKQRRLAREVRESLEEHFPGQLMKVSIRETVALAESPSYGETIFEYKGAGNGADDYRRMAAELTTERWH